One Neoarius graeffei isolate fNeoGra1 chromosome 19, fNeoGra1.pri, whole genome shotgun sequence genomic region harbors:
- the bola1 gene encoding bolA-like protein 1: MLSHVRHLIRSSSVALSSSRRLSHLMEAASSRPVEASIRTKLTQALDPEHLEVLNESHMHAVPPDSESHFRVLVVSSRFEGLSLLQRHRLVNEALSHELSSSVHALAIQAKTPQQWSSNPSLAQSPPCLGGSKHDSTVAEKLKSGLN; the protein is encoded by the coding sequence ATGCTGTCCCATGTTCGCCACTTGATCCGTTCCTCCTCCGTGGCGCTCTCTTCATCCAGACGCTTGTCTCATCTCATGGAAGCTGCTTCCAGTCGGCCGGTCGAGGCTTCCATTCGCACCAAACTGACTCAGGCTCTTgatccagagcacctggaggtgtTGAATGAGAGCCACATGCATGCCGTGCCTCCGGACTCCGAGTCGCACTTCAGAGTACTGGTGGTGAGCTCTCGCTTCGAGGGTTTGTCCCTGCTGCAGCGCCACCGCCTGGTCAACGAGGCCCTGAGCCATGAGCTGAGCAGCAGTGTTCATGCTCTCGCCATCCAGGCCAAGACGCCCCAGCAATGGAGCAGCAACCCGAGCCTGGCTCAGAGCCCGCCGTGCCTTGGAGGATCCAAACACGACAGCACGGTGGCGGAGAAGCTCAAATCTGGACTTAACTAA